One Bos taurus isolate L1 Dominette 01449 registration number 42190680 breed Hereford chromosome 16, ARS-UCD2.0, whole genome shotgun sequence DNA window includes the following coding sequences:
- the C1QTNF12 gene encoding adipolin, which yields MRWAWVAATVLLWPQISFLGGNGARREPKRPRQSSQRPMAPSTTTLGSEGLLGFPKLPEASGPEFTDAHVTWLNFVRRPDHGPSKKRCRGQDKKSRGLSGPPGHPSVEAPQESALREFQDMLKEATEHRSLGLLGPVLPEGIGRQLVAEAFHCRLRGPVLVDKKTLVELQGFQAPAAQGAFLRGSGLSLASGRFTAPVTAIFQFSASLHVDPRELQGRVRPRARDTVRVLVCIESLCHRHMSLEAISSLESSGSVFSMHVQGLLQLQAGQYTSVFVDNGSGAALTVQSSSSFSGLLLGP from the exons ATGCGCTGGGCCTGGGTGGCCGCCACAGTCCTCCTCTGGCCACAGATCTCCTTCCTCGGGGGCAACGGGGCCCGGCGGGAGCCCAAGAGGCCTCGGCAGTCCAGCCAGCGCCCCATGGCCCCCAGCACCACCACACTGGGCAGCGAGGGGCTACTGGGCTTCCCCAAG CTGCCCGAGGCCTCAGGGCCTGAGTTCACAGATGCCCATGTGACGTGGCTGAACTTTGTCCGGCGCCCTGATCATGGGCCCTCAAAGAAGCGGTGCCGAGGTCAGGACAAGAAATCG CGAGGCCTCTCTGGCCCCCCCGGCCACCCCAGTGTGGAGGCCCCCCAAGAGTCTGCACTGCGGGAGTTCCAGGACATGCTGAAGG AGGCCACCGAGCATCGGTCCTTGGGGCTGCTGGGCCCTGTGCTGCCTGAGGGGATAGGCAGGCAGCTGGTGGCTGAGGCCTTCCATTGTCGGCTGAGGGGCCCGGTGCTGGTGGACAAGAAGACGCTGGTGGAACTGCAGGGCTTCCAGGCC CCTGCGGCCCAGGGTGCCTTCCTGCGGGGGTCTGGCCTGAGCCTGGCCTCTGGTCGCTTCACAGCCCCGGTGACTGccatcttccagttttccgccAGCCTGCATGTGG ATCCCAGGGAGCTGCAGGGCAGGGTCCGGCCAAGGGCCCGGGACACAGTGCGGGTGCTGGTCTGCATTGAGTCCCTGTGCCATCGCCACAT GTCCCTGGAAGCCATCTCCAGCCTGGAGAGCAGTGGCAGCGTCTTCTCGATGCACGTGCAGGGGCTGCTGCAGCTGCAG GCTGGACAGTACACCTCCGTCTTCGTGGACAATGGCTCCGGGGCAGCTCTCACTGTGCAGAGCAGCTCCAGCTTCTCCGGCCTGCTCCTGGGCCCGTGA